One part of the Oscillatoria sp. FACHB-1406 genome encodes these proteins:
- a CDS encoding SpoIIE family protein phosphatase has translation MTLWIATIVLISTAISYLHLIAHLESQTLGQLEKYIVQRGQRESALFQLAQDNHATFKSEFLARLKELGNTDPQERFEQLFETRADGTTRLRPEYFYGQKTADGAIEKNTSGIIGKNVKITPDLRRRMVVAYDLINSYGPAWNNRFVNLYVSTPENINIVRWPETPWGLDAESDIDMTQEEWVYVADFKHNPSRKTAWTGLYYDEVAKDFMVSSETPVDLNNRHLITVGHDILVNELFDRAINERLPGAYNLIFREDGRLIVHRERMAQIKKQGGLFNISASGDTHLQNIFNLVKNAPSNKIVLENTQNREYLAITRLAGPNWYFVTVYPKKLLLKLAEDTARFILLLGGLSLLVEITVLFFVLQQQVAQPLKKLIRATEKVSAGNFDTQLRIGREDELGRLAYSFNIMVREVQTRETSLQEANKLKDEFLANTSHELRTPLNGIIGLAESLADGVTGELPAATRFNLAMIISSGRRLASLVNDILDFSKLRHKNLELQLKSVDLRSLVEVVITLSQPLVADKDVKLVNAIPETLPPANADENRLQQIFYNLIGNGIKFTDSGTVEFSAAIVECNPLSKNGFKGVENEPENEKRQLAVTVSDTGIGISEDKFDRIFESFEQAEGSTAREYGGTGLGLAVTKQLVELHGGTITVKSEVGKGSQFILTLPIARSSAEQSQFIEPISRSENPISLAASEGIERQDAIAGNESNIKILIVDDEPINRQVLLNNLSLYGYAITQASNGPEAIAIVERGLKPDAILLDVMMPKMTGYEVTKKLRERFPATELPILLLTAKTQVQDIVMGLNIGANDYLEKPIAKDELIARIRTQINMRRLRTENLRMSAELEVAKQLQQMVLPKPKELQAVEGLEIAGFMQPADEVGGDYYDVLPYDGGVKIAIGDVTGHGLESGVLMIMAQTAVRNLQQSGQRDPVKFLDVLNRTLYANIERMNAGKSMTLSILDYRDGTLMLSGQHEELIVTRAEGTLECIDTIDLGFPLALEENIADFVAQERVQLNAEDVAVLYTDGITEAFNSDRVQYGLERLCDLVRENRSLSAEGICRAVIEDVRRHIGKEKVFDDITLVVLKQK, from the coding sequence ATGACCCTGTGGATCGCTACGATTGTTCTAATCTCAACGGCAATTAGTTATTTGCACTTAATTGCACACTTAGAATCGCAAACCCTGGGACAATTGGAAAAATATATCGTGCAGCGAGGACAGCGAGAAAGTGCGCTTTTTCAACTCGCCCAAGATAACCATGCGACTTTTAAAAGTGAATTTCTGGCTCGACTCAAAGAACTCGGAAACACCGATCCGCAAGAAAGATTCGAGCAACTCTTTGAAACGCGAGCCGATGGAACAACTCGCCTGCGTCCGGAATATTTCTACGGTCAGAAAACCGCAGATGGCGCGATTGAAAAAAATACCTCTGGCATCATTGGCAAAAATGTGAAGATTACCCCCGATCTGCGCCGTCGAATGGTTGTAGCTTACGATTTGATAAACAGCTACGGCCCAGCTTGGAACAATCGCTTTGTCAACCTCTACGTTTCCACACCTGAGAATATTAATATCGTTCGTTGGCCGGAAACACCTTGGGGATTAGATGCTGAGTCTGACATCGATATGACTCAAGAAGAATGGGTTTATGTAGCAGATTTTAAACACAATCCCAGCCGCAAAACTGCATGGACGGGCTTATATTACGATGAGGTCGCAAAAGACTTCATGGTTTCTAGTGAAACGCCCGTCGATCTCAACAACCGCCATTTAATTACTGTCGGACACGATATTTTAGTTAACGAACTGTTCGATCGCGCCATTAACGAGCGCCTCCCTGGAGCCTACAATCTAATTTTTCGCGAAGATGGCCGTCTAATTGTTCATCGGGAACGCATGGCCCAAATTAAAAAACAAGGAGGCTTGTTCAATATTTCGGCTTCTGGCGATACTCACCTGCAAAACATCTTTAATTTAGTCAAAAACGCGCCCTCAAATAAAATTGTACTCGAAAATACTCAAAATAGAGAATATTTAGCCATCACTCGACTTGCCGGACCGAATTGGTATTTTGTAACGGTTTATCCTAAAAAACTACTGTTAAAGTTGGCGGAAGATACGGCACGCTTTATTCTGCTGCTGGGCGGGCTTTCCTTACTCGTAGAAATTACCGTCCTATTTTTTGTTTTGCAACAGCAAGTCGCTCAACCTTTAAAAAAATTGATTCGAGCCACCGAGAAAGTTTCAGCAGGCAACTTTGATACTCAACTCAGGATTGGCAGAGAGGACGAACTCGGTCGTTTGGCTTATTCTTTTAATATCATGGTTCGAGAAGTCCAAACTCGCGAAACCAGCCTACAAGAAGCGAACAAGCTTAAAGATGAATTCCTAGCCAATACCTCCCACGAATTGCGCACGCCTCTTAATGGCATCATCGGTTTGGCTGAATCGCTTGCGGACGGCGTAACCGGGGAGTTACCGGCTGCAACTCGTTTCAATCTGGCAATGATTATTTCGAGCGGCCGCCGTTTAGCCAGTTTAGTTAACGATATTTTAGACTTTTCTAAACTGCGCCACAAAAATCTAGAGTTGCAACTCAAATCTGTCGATTTGCGATCGCTTGTTGAGGTCGTGATTACTTTGAGTCAGCCCCTCGTTGCGGATAAGGACGTAAAACTGGTCAATGCTATTCCGGAGACTCTTCCTCCGGCTAATGCTGATGAAAACCGCCTGCAACAAATTTTCTACAATTTGATCGGCAATGGGATTAAGTTTACTGACAGTGGGACGGTAGAGTTTTCAGCAGCAATTGTCGAGTGCAACCCCTTATCGAAAAATGGATTTAAAGGAGTTGAAAATGAGCCAGAGAACGAAAAAAGACAACTAGCAGTTACGGTTTCTGATACCGGAATTGGTATCTCAGAAGACAAATTCGATCGCATCTTTGAATCTTTTGAGCAAGCTGAAGGTTCGACCGCGAGAGAATATGGCGGCACGGGTTTAGGACTCGCCGTTACCAAGCAACTCGTCGAACTTCACGGAGGAACAATTACAGTTAAGTCGGAGGTCGGGAAAGGCTCTCAATTTATTTTAACTTTACCGATCGCGCGCAGTTCTGCCGAACAAAGTCAATTTATTGAGCCAATATCTAGAAGCGAAAATCCGATTTCGCTAGCAGCGTCAGAGGGAATAGAGCGCCAAGACGCGATCGCGGGAAACGAATCTAATATTAAAATCTTAATCGTCGATGACGAACCGATCAATCGTCAAGTTTTACTCAACAATCTTTCTTTATATGGTTATGCGATTACTCAAGCCAGTAACGGCCCGGAAGCGATCGCGATCGTCGAACGCGGTTTAAAACCCGATGCCATTCTCCTTGATGTCATGATGCCCAAAATGACGGGCTACGAAGTGACGAAAAAACTGCGAGAACGCTTCCCCGCCACCGAACTGCCGATTTTGCTGCTGACGGCTAAAACTCAAGTTCAAGATATTGTGATGGGCTTGAATATCGGGGCGAACGACTATTTAGAAAAACCGATCGCGAAAGATGAATTGATCGCTCGCATCCGCACTCAAATTAATATGCGGCGCTTGAGAACGGAAAACTTGCGGATGAGTGCCGAACTCGAGGTTGCAAAGCAACTGCAACAAATGGTACTTCCTAAACCCAAAGAACTTCAAGCGGTTGAAGGTTTAGAAATTGCGGGTTTTATGCAACCCGCCGATGAAGTGGGGGGAGACTACTACGATGTCTTGCCCTACGATGGCGGCGTAAAAATTGCGATCGGCGATGTCACCGGACACGGTTTAGAAAGCGGCGTGTTGATGATTATGGCGCAAACTGCGGTGCGAAATCTTCAGCAAAGCGGTCAACGCGATCCCGTCAAATTCTTGGATGTCCTTAACCGCACGCTTTATGCCAACATCGAGCGCATGAACGCGGGCAAAAGTATGACTTTATCCATCTTAGATTATCGAGATGGCACGTTGATGTTAAGCGGTCAACATGAGGAATTAATTGTCACGCGAGCGGAAGGAACTTTGGAGTGTATCGATACGATCGATCTGGGATTTCCGCTGGCGTTGGAAGAAAATATTGCTGATTTTGTGGCGCAAGAGCGAGTGCAGTTAAATGCAGAAGATGTGGCGGTTTTATATACCGATGGAATTACGGAAGCTTTCAACAGCGATCGCGTACAATACGGATTAGAAAGATTATGCGACTTAGTGCGGGAAAATCGTTCGTTATCGGCAGAAGGGATCTGTCGTGCGGTTATTGAGGACGTGCGACGGCATATCGGCAAGGAGAAGGTTTTCGACGATATTACGTTGGTAGTGCTGAAACAAAAGTAA
- the cas1d gene encoding type I-D CRISPR-associated endonuclease Cas1d: MMGTIYINQEDAFIGKVDERIQVKAEKKTILDVPFIKVEGLVVLGRATVSPAAIAELCQRKIPLVYLSNTGKFLGKLEAEPSKNIFLRSAQWKAAGETPQSIHVVRGFIRGKLKNYQRSLRQAQRDRSELNFDSAIEQISTAIAKLDRVDNINSLRGLEGAGSAAYFRVFDRLIRVEDFTFKTRHRPATDAVNALMNFGYTLLRYDLESAIQIVGFDPYLGYLHLKHYGRVGLALDLMEEFRPLVVDSVILNAINNGKLTRADFTVEPISNVVRLTDEGRKTFLTLCEKKKQSEFKHPVLGRKCTYRQAYEIQARLLGKYLMGEIDKYPPLVLK; this comes from the coding sequence ATGATGGGAACGATTTACATTAACCAAGAAGATGCTTTCATCGGTAAAGTTGACGAGCGAATTCAAGTCAAGGCAGAGAAAAAGACGATTTTAGACGTGCCGTTTATTAAAGTCGAAGGGTTGGTGGTATTGGGGCGAGCGACGGTTTCGCCCGCTGCGATCGCGGAATTATGTCAGCGCAAAATTCCGCTTGTTTATTTAAGCAATACTGGCAAGTTTTTGGGTAAGCTGGAAGCAGAACCGAGTAAGAATATTTTTCTTCGTAGCGCTCAATGGAAAGCCGCCGGAGAAACGCCACAATCGATTCATGTTGTGCGGGGATTTATTCGAGGAAAATTAAAGAATTATCAACGTAGTTTAAGACAGGCACAACGCGATCGCAGCGAACTCAACTTCGACAGCGCGATCGAGCAAATTAGCACTGCGATCGCTAAACTCGATCGCGTTGATAATATTAACTCTTTGCGCGGTTTAGAAGGAGCCGGAAGCGCGGCATATTTTCGCGTTTTCGATCGATTGATTCGGGTAGAAGACTTTACGTTTAAAACCCGCCATCGACCGGCTACCGATGCGGTCAACGCTCTCATGAATTTTGGCTACACATTATTGCGATATGACCTCGAAAGTGCTATCCAAATTGTCGGCTTTGACCCTTATTTAGGGTATCTTCACCTTAAACACTACGGTCGTGTTGGTTTAGCGCTAGATTTAATGGAGGAGTTTCGTCCTTTGGTTGTCGATAGCGTTATTTTGAATGCCATCAACAATGGTAAGTTAACGCGGGCTGATTTTACGGTAGAACCGATTAGTAATGTCGTTCGGCTGACGGATGAAGGGCGCAAAACTTTTTTAACGCTTTGCGAGAAGAAAAAACAGTCTGAGTTCAAGCATCCAGTTCTCGGACGTAAGTGTACTTATCGACAAGCTTATGAAATTCAAGCGCGATTGCTGGGGAAATACTTAATGGGTGAAATCGATAAGTATCCGCCGTTGGTTCTGAAATAA
- the cas2 gene encoding CRISPR-associated endonuclease Cas2, protein MFFFVSYDIREDKRRTKIHKILKSYGQWMQYSVFECADLTETQYAKLRSRLSKVIKPEEDSILFVPLCACCQKKIERIGGIEPIDPTVFFV, encoded by the coding sequence GTGTTCTTTTTTGTTTCTTACGATATCCGCGAAGATAAGCGCCGAACGAAGATTCACAAGATTTTGAAATCTTACGGACAGTGGATGCAATACAGCGTGTTTGAGTGCGCCGATCTGACAGAAACGCAGTATGCTAAACTGCGATCGCGTCTGAGCAAAGTAATCAAGCCCGAGGAGGACAGCATTTTGTTCGTGCCGCTGTGCGCTTGCTGCCAAAAGAAGATCGAACGTATTGGCGGAATCGAGCCAATCGATCCCACTGTATTTTTTGTTTAA
- a CDS encoding LL-diaminopimelate aminotransferase produces the protein MATINDNYLKLKAGYLFPEIGRRVNAFAEANPEANIIRLGIGDVTEPLPEACRAAMVRAVEDMGDRASFKGYGPEQGYNWLREKIASRDFQARGCEVDASEIFISDGSKCDTGNILDIFGKNNKIAVTDPVYPVYVDTNVMAGNTGTANDKGEFEGLVYLPISAENDFTAAIPDEKVDLIYLCFPNNPTGATATKEYLKSWVDYAKANGSIIFFDAAYEAFITDESLPHSIYEIEGARDCAIEFRSFSKNAGFTGTRCALTVVPKTLTAKAADGSDVELWKLWNRRQSTKFNGVSYIVQRGAEAVYSEEGQAQIRDLIAFYMENARIIREKLTAAGMQVYGGINAPYIWLKTPSGLSSWDFFDKLLQTCHVVGTPGSGFGAAGEGYFRISAFNSRENVEEVMKRIAQLQA, from the coding sequence ATGGCAACGATTAACGATAACTACCTCAAACTCAAAGCAGGCTACTTGTTCCCGGAAATTGGGCGGCGGGTGAATGCTTTCGCTGAAGCCAACCCGGAGGCGAACATCATTCGCTTGGGGATTGGCGACGTAACCGAACCGCTTCCGGAAGCGTGCCGTGCGGCGATGGTGCGCGCGGTGGAAGATATGGGCGATCGCGCCAGCTTTAAAGGCTACGGCCCCGAACAAGGTTACAATTGGTTGCGCGAAAAAATTGCCAGCCGCGACTTCCAGGCGCGCGGCTGCGAGGTAGACGCTTCTGAAATCTTCATCTCCGATGGGTCTAAGTGCGATACAGGCAACATTCTCGATATTTTTGGCAAAAATAACAAAATTGCCGTTACCGACCCCGTATACCCCGTTTATGTCGATACCAACGTGATGGCGGGCAATACCGGAACGGCGAACGACAAGGGCGAGTTTGAAGGATTGGTGTATTTGCCGATTTCCGCAGAAAACGATTTCACGGCTGCCATCCCCGATGAAAAGGTGGATTTAATTTATCTCTGTTTCCCCAATAATCCCACGGGGGCGACAGCGACGAAAGAATATCTCAAATCCTGGGTGGACTACGCCAAAGCGAACGGTTCGATTATCTTTTTCGATGCGGCCTATGAGGCATTTATTACTGACGAAAGTTTGCCGCATTCGATTTATGAAATTGAAGGGGCAAGAGATTGCGCGATCGAATTTCGTTCTTTTTCTAAAAATGCTGGCTTTACCGGCACGCGCTGCGCTTTAACCGTCGTGCCAAAAACCCTAACCGCCAAGGCTGCGGACGGTTCCGATGTCGAACTGTGGAAGTTGTGGAATCGCCGCCAATCGACAAAGTTTAATGGCGTTTCTTACATCGTCCAACGCGGGGCAGAAGCGGTTTATTCCGAGGAAGGACAAGCCCAAATTCGCGATTTAATTGCGTTTTATATGGAAAATGCGCGCATCATTCGCGAAAAGTTAACGGCGGCTGGAATGCAAGTTTACGGCGGCATTAATGCCCCCTATATTTGGTTGAAAACGCCTTCGGGTTTATCGAGTTGGGATTTCTTCGATAAGTTGCTGCAAACCTGCCACGTTGTCGGCACGCCGGGATCGGGTTTTGGTGCAGCAGGGGAAGGTTATTTTCGCATTTCTGCCTTTAACAGTCGCGAAAATGTCGAAGAAGTAATGAAGCGAATTGCTCAACTTCAAGCTTAA
- the cas6 gene encoding CRISPR-associated endoribonuclease Cas6 codes for MPYSLVLNLLPRSPIVPGYLTGRHLHALFLTLVSSVDPPLGTYLHDNSADKAFTLSPLQIQGNSRREMMIWEHNRAIPAGMPCWWRISLLDDELFGKLTQLWLNLNPERPWHLGSADLQITSILGTPQRGQPWANACPYAQLYDRASDLELSLSFQFATPTAFRQGKHDCALPNRESVFQSLLNRWNKYSEIEFSDVKIESLFPSFFDIKTVITRDSRSKFIGCTGEITYRILGDIEPDRIKQLNALADFALYCGIGRKTTMGMGMVRRLIDNG; via the coding sequence ATGCCCTACAGTCTCGTTCTCAACCTTCTCCCCCGCTCTCCCATTGTTCCCGGATATCTCACCGGCAGGCATTTACACGCGCTATTTCTTACTTTGGTTAGTTCTGTCGATCCTCCCCTCGGAACCTATCTTCACGATAACAGTGCGGACAAAGCTTTTACGCTTTCGCCCTTACAAATTCAGGGGAATTCAAGGCGAGAAATGATGATATGGGAACACAATCGTGCGATTCCGGCGGGGATGCCTTGTTGGTGGCGAATTTCACTGCTTGATGATGAATTGTTCGGCAAGTTAACGCAACTTTGGTTGAATTTAAACCCGGAACGTCCTTGGCATCTCGGCTCGGCAGATCTACAGATTACCAGTATCTTGGGAACGCCGCAGCGGGGGCAACCTTGGGCGAATGCTTGTCCCTACGCTCAATTGTACGATCGCGCGAGCGATCTCGAACTTTCTCTCTCCTTCCAGTTCGCCACCCCTACCGCTTTCCGCCAAGGCAAGCACGATTGCGCCCTCCCCAACCGCGAATCGGTGTTCCAAAGTTTACTCAATCGCTGGAATAAATACAGCGAAATTGAGTTTTCCGATGTCAAAATTGAGAGTTTATTTCCTAGTTTCTTCGATATTAAAACCGTTATTACTCGCGATTCTCGGAGTAAGTTTATCGGTTGCACGGGAGAGATTACTTATCGAATTTTAGGAGACATCGAACCCGATCGCATTAAGCAATTAAATGCCCTCGCAGATTTTGCGCTCTACTGCGGCATCGGGCGGAAAACGACGATGGGGATGGGGATGGTACGGAGGTTAATTGATAATGGATAA
- a CDS encoding Uma2 family endonuclease, with the protein MISIPSSDFMPPDVYLKLEENSDVKHEYRQGEVYAMAGASNNHVLIAGNFYVVLRNKLRGSGCLPFIADTKVRIETQNTYYYPDVVVTCDRRDRDLTNFLLYPCLIVEVLSETTEAFDRGDKFADYREIGTLQEYVLVSQTRMRVDVFRRDREGQWVLSSYKEGDTLHLASLDLDVAVQELYEDIELSSHSQIMNDL; encoded by the coding sequence ATGATTTCCATTCCTAGTTCCGACTTTATGCCACCAGACGTTTACCTAAAATTAGAAGAAAACAGCGATGTCAAGCATGAATATCGTCAGGGGGAAGTTTATGCAATGGCAGGAGCTAGTAATAACCACGTGTTGATTGCTGGGAACTTTTACGTTGTTTTAAGAAACAAGTTGCGAGGGAGCGGCTGTCTGCCCTTCATCGCCGATACAAAAGTCCGAATTGAAACCCAGAATACTTACTACTATCCCGATGTTGTGGTAACTTGCGATCGCCGCGATCGCGACTTGACAAATTTCCTCCTTTATCCTTGTTTGATTGTCGAAGTTCTATCGGAAACAACCGAAGCTTTCGATAGGGGAGATAAGTTTGCGGACTATCGAGAAATCGGAACTTTACAAGAGTATGTCCTCGTCAGTCAAACGCGGATGAGAGTCGATGTGTTTCGTCGCGATCGGGAGGGACAGTGGGTGTTGTCTTCTTACAAGGAGGGCGATACGCTGCATTTAGCAAGTCTGGATTTAGATGTGGCAGTACAGGAGTTATATGAAGATATAGAGTTATCTTCACATTCTCAAATCATGAATGATTTATGA
- the cas4 gene encoding CRISPR-associated protein Cas4, producing the protein MKVKQNSEAIFVLDFKKEQEDPIQIAALNQYNYCPHRCWLMFCAGEFEENQYTIEGTSLHDRVHTLGEGFREETWQVRAIWLRAERYRLIGKADLVESKEGEIYPVEYKRGRKGEWDNDELQVCAQALCLEEMTGRTIDRGYVYYAQSHQRQEVALTAALREETITTIAAVRALFATEKRPPAIYSKRCKGCSLYDRCLPKAAEKVQKYQED; encoded by the coding sequence ATGAAAGTAAAACAAAATTCAGAAGCAATCTTTGTTCTTGATTTTAAAAAAGAACAAGAAGACCCGATTCAAATCGCAGCGCTCAATCAATACAATTACTGCCCGCATCGGTGCTGGTTGATGTTTTGTGCGGGGGAATTTGAAGAGAATCAATACACAATTGAAGGCACGAGTTTGCACGATCGCGTCCACACTCTCGGTGAAGGTTTTCGCGAGGAAACTTGGCAAGTACGGGCGATTTGGTTGAGGGCTGAGCGCTATAGGTTGATAGGAAAAGCGGATTTAGTCGAGTCAAAAGAAGGTGAAATATATCCGGTTGAATATAAGCGCGGGCGCAAGGGAGAGTGGGATAACGATGAGTTACAAGTTTGCGCTCAAGCCTTATGTTTGGAGGAAATGACGGGGCGAACAATCGATCGCGGTTACGTCTATTACGCCCAATCTCACCAGCGGCAAGAAGTGGCACTGACAGCGGCTTTGCGCGAGGAGACAATAACGACAATTGCTGCCGTTCGCGCACTTTTTGCGACGGAAAAAAGACCGCCTGCAATTTACAGCAAGCGCTGTAAAGGATGCAGTTTGTACGATCGCTGTTTGCCCAAAGCAGCAGAAAAAGTTCAGAAGTATCAAGAAGATTAG
- the cas3 gene encoding type I-D CRISPR-associated helicase Cas3' has translation MTNLNIVLEPASISSCSDFPPELEFLKPALQHQVDVYQAGKSCDIILDLAATGTGKTKAGLSLLLHNPQRNAVYVAPTNALIDQQTEAAAKFVRDANLPHIVKAASAAQVHSWRNDRVGKRSGEKIYNVLREPATLFPECGGGKPILLVTNPDIFYYAAFFQYNRLDRANLASEFYSSFATVIFDEFHLYSAKQLVSLFFYLALSQVFGYFQHNRKIVLLTATPEPACEEALNLLSQHGVRIARIDGTSQVKNLIPSQTEVRLELRKYLDKESMIAEIAAEVIQRLQERPNQYGAVILDSKDTLNRISSRLTEKGYKDLCGRITGDTPKEKRHAAAQKQIILATSTVDVGFNFERENSPSRQNLDWLIFSARDRASFWQRVGRVGRVLGKPETTVASEAIAYLPEKAWEEGITELDLQGGREALKGMLENLSCMKHPFLEIYWRSEAFLEMARPLLELQCYLAGLPEESLVLQLYNTLQSVLNGKRDWDFQRKRMNVILGAENIVKAELSGIKKKWKDIKGGQSCVISFLRANYPEEWEDVKSNRLPIEKIEEFIRADRDKAEELLEYAKILTTSYNPLFQFRENLLPNVKIYDPHNFLLDEVGETNLDPLHLMRFYEFISEGDRIIVTHRAEETYQLVFELVVHELEEFKARYLCKLYAFENCTLKRTSGGSIRSTALLQELTPSLMPGVIVREHQKNRWAICKLRRQGIDSYPIVVDDLFEQQEYLFFPSLSGILAIAAAGIALKCPDNEEFWIAQS, from the coding sequence GTGACTAATTTAAACATCGTTCTGGAACCTGCTAGTATTTCAAGTTGCTCTGACTTTCCGCCAGAACTAGAATTCTTGAAGCCAGCATTACAGCATCAAGTTGATGTCTATCAAGCTGGTAAATCTTGCGATATTATCCTGGACTTGGCAGCAACGGGGACGGGGAAAACTAAGGCAGGTTTAAGCCTTTTGCTTCACAATCCCCAACGTAATGCGGTTTATGTCGCGCCGACAAATGCTCTCATCGACCAACAAACAGAAGCTGCTGCAAAGTTCGTTCGCGATGCCAACTTGCCGCATATCGTCAAAGCAGCATCAGCAGCACAAGTCCACTCTTGGCGAAACGATCGCGTCGGTAAGCGCTCTGGAGAAAAAATCTATAATGTTCTGCGAGAACCTGCCACTCTTTTTCCAGAATGTGGCGGCGGTAAACCGATTTTATTGGTGACAAATCCCGATATCTTTTATTACGCTGCTTTCTTTCAATATAATCGCCTCGATCGCGCCAATCTCGCTAGCGAATTCTACAGCAGTTTTGCCACAGTTATTTTTGATGAATTCCATCTCTATAGTGCCAAGCAACTCGTTAGCTTATTTTTTTATCTCGCGCTATCTCAAGTCTTCGGTTACTTTCAACACAATCGCAAAATCGTTCTCCTGACCGCCACACCGGAGCCTGCTTGCGAAGAAGCGCTTAATCTCCTCTCGCAGCATGGCGTAAGAATTGCTCGTATTGACGGAACAAGTCAGGTCAAAAATCTCATTCCTTCTCAAACAGAAGTACGATTAGAGCTTCGCAAATATCTCGATAAAGAAAGTATGATTGCTGAGATAGCAGCAGAAGTTATTCAACGGCTGCAAGAGCGTCCTAACCAATATGGAGCAGTTATTCTCGACTCGAAGGATACCCTTAATCGAATTTCAAGTCGCTTAACAGAAAAGGGTTATAAAGATTTATGCGGTAGAATAACGGGCGATACTCCTAAAGAAAAACGTCATGCTGCCGCCCAAAAACAAATAATTCTCGCCACCAGTACCGTTGATGTTGGGTTCAATTTTGAGCGAGAGAATTCTCCCTCTCGTCAAAATTTAGACTGGCTCATTTTTTCAGCCCGCGATCGCGCTTCTTTTTGGCAGCGAGTCGGTCGTGTCGGTCGAGTTTTAGGGAAACCAGAAACGACAGTTGCTTCAGAAGCAATTGCTTATTTACCTGAAAAAGCATGGGAAGAAGGAATTACAGAGTTGGACTTACAGGGCGGACGTGAAGCCTTGAAAGGAATGCTAGAAAATCTGTCTTGCATGAAGCATCCCTTCCTAGAAATATACTGGCGATCGGAAGCATTTTTAGAGATGGCTAGACCCCTCCTCGAACTTCAATGCTATTTGGCTGGGCTTCCTGAAGAAAGCTTAGTTCTCCAACTTTACAATACCTTACAGAGCGTTCTAAATGGAAAAAGAGATTGGGATTTTCAGCGCAAGCGAATGAATGTTATTCTCGGTGCTGAAAATATTGTAAAAGCAGAACTTTCTGGAATTAAAAAGAAGTGGAAAGACATCAAAGGAGGTCAAAGCTGTGTTATCAGTTTTTTACGAGCAAACTATCCTGAAGAATGGGAAGATGTTAAGAGCAATCGTCTGCCAATTGAAAAAATTGAGGAGTTTATTCGAGCAGATCGAGACAAAGCTGAAGAGTTATTGGAGTATGCCAAAATTCTGACAACCAGTTATAACCCCTTATTTCAGTTTCGAGAAAATTTGTTGCCGAATGTAAAGATATACGACCCTCACAACTTTCTTCTCGACGAAGTAGGTGAAACGAATCTTGACCCTCTACATTTGATGAGATTTTATGAATTTATATCAGAAGGCGATCGCATTATTGTTACTCATCGGGCTGAGGAGACCTACCAACTCGTTTTTGAGCTAGTCGTTCATGAGCTTGAAGAGTTCAAGGCTCGCTATCTCTGTAAACTTTATGCCTTTGAAAATTGTACGCTTAAACGGACATCAGGAGGTAGCATACGTTCGACGGCTCTTTTGCAAGAGCTTACACCATCGTTAATGCCGGGAGTCATCGTTCGCGAACATCAGAAAAATCGCTGGGCAATTTGTAAGCTAAGAAGACAAGGGATAGATAGCTATCCAATTGTTGTTGATGACTTGTTCGAGCAACAAGAGTATCTATTTTTTCCGAGTCTTTCAGGAATTCTAGCTATTGCAGCAGCGGGTATTGCTCTAAAGTGTCCTGATAACGAGGAATTTTGGATTGCTCAATCATAA